Proteins encoded within one genomic window of Parachlamydia sp. AcF125:
- a CDS encoding F-box protein has protein sequence MSIFIANHRDEFRNYLEGIKAISRADDLYLTTELTSSNHPANPLKVAKAVYGLAKKNQRFLTNKDIKILATIIKSVESKGQKYAEEKENAFIAIIQKIKSLNTLNTPQSIPELPSKEAVDKQEKAIQVSVTDQGSPLPTVQGEVIEKTKSISKFLEMEDLPQEIFELILSNLGSENYKSFSEVNWRWHKTILEIAKKKEALLFKNFIQFIIDYYKIQKKTVNENCLWQKYRTWVFLNSVFDQKALAYLDSLQNSLNFSASSTLIKLKSLIYCEKIKFLIAMKGSWGQGWNKLFLENLKEQTKALELPWLFEDIFSPDINSQNHLTGSIEKLISESLFDKVTEIAELLDENPNFLEGVTLKLIEHDQCEQAFKVANKIHEDSQFIFLKICAALVRKGHWDKAMELSKKFKKIGCREIRGCSPEDQKNIALLQTTFHKFSVELAKSRQVEKGLDFKNIIPDTLFKNEVLTTICDMFAQAGQLEQALEIAYTIAHEDSQSLALENISLLFAKAGHLEKALEIAHTIPNKGSKSSTLENVSLLFAQAGHLEKALEIGNAIPSEALSQKCFTLTYISEMFAKAGHLEKALEIAHTIPDEVSKNSAVRKISQIFAEAD, from the coding sequence ATGTCAATTTTTATTGCCAATCATCGCGATGAATTTCGTAATTATTTAGAGGGAATTAAAGCAATTAGCAGAGCGGATGATCTTTATTTGACGACTGAACTAACTAGTAGCAATCATCCGGCAAACCCCTTAAAAGTAGCTAAAGCCGTTTACGGACTAGCTAAAAAAAACCAACGCTTTTTAACCAATAAGGATATAAAAATTTTAGCTACCATAATAAAAAGCGTTGAGAGTAAAGGTCAAAAATACGCCGAGGAAAAAGAGAATGCTTTTATTGCTATCATTCAAAAAATAAAATCGTTGAATACTTTAAACACGCCCCAATCGATTCCTGAACTTCCTTCTAAAGAAGCTGTAGACAAGCAAGAGAAGGCTATTCAAGTTAGCGTTACCGATCAAGGTAGTCCTCTTCCCACTGTTCAGGGTGAAGTCATAGAAAAAACTAAATCGATAAGTAAGTTTCTTGAGATGGAGGATCTCCCTCAGGAAATATTTGAACTTATATTGAGTAACCTTGGAAGTGAAAATTATAAAAGCTTCTCAGAAGTAAATTGGAGATGGCATAAAACTATATTAGAGATTGCTAAAAAGAAAGAGGCCTTACTCTTCAAGAATTTTATTCAATTCATAATTGATTACTATAAAATTCAAAAAAAAACGGTTAACGAAAACTGTCTTTGGCAAAAATATAGGACCTGGGTATTTCTTAACAGCGTTTTTGATCAGAAAGCATTAGCCTATTTAGACAGCCTACAAAATAGCCTTAATTTTTCAGCGTCTTCCACACTTATTAAACTGAAAAGTTTGATTTATTGCGAAAAAATTAAATTTTTGATTGCTATGAAAGGATCCTGGGGGCAGGGGTGGAATAAATTGTTTTTAGAAAATTTAAAAGAGCAAACCAAAGCCTTAGAACTGCCTTGGCTTTTTGAGGATATTTTTAGCCCTGATATAAACAGCCAGAATCACCTAACAGGTAGCATAGAAAAACTCATAAGTGAGAGTTTATTTGATAAGGTTACGGAGATTGCAGAATTATTGGATGAAAATCCGAATTTTTTAGAAGGGGTAACTTTAAAATTAATAGAACACGATCAATGTGAGCAAGCTTTTAAAGTCGCTAACAAAATACATGAGGACAGTCAATTTATCTTTCTGAAGATATGTGCGGCATTAGTAAGAAAAGGCCACTGGGATAAAGCAATGGAGCTTTCAAAAAAGTTTAAGAAAATAGGCTGTAGGGAGATTCGCGGTTGTTCACCCGAAGATCAAAAGAATATCGCCCTATTACAAACAACCTTCCATAAATTTTCCGTGGAATTAGCCAAATCTAGACAAGTTGAAAAAGGATTGGACTTTAAAAATATCATTCCTGACACACTTTTTAAAAATGAAGTTCTCACAACTATTTGCGATATGTTTGCACAAGCTGGTCAATTAGAGCAGGCGCTAGAAATTGCGTATACCATTGCTCATGAAGATAGCCAAAGTTTGGCTTTGGAAAATATTTCCCTTCTATTCGCCAAAGCTGGCCACTTAGAGAAGGCGCTAGAAATTGCGCATACAATTCCTAATAAAGGTAGCAAAAGTTCGACTTTGGAAAATGTTTCCCTTTTATTTGCACAAGCTGGTCACTTAGAGAAGGCGTTAGAAATTGGAAATGCCATCCCTTCCGAGGCTCTCTCACAAAAATGTTTTACACTCACCTACATTTCCGAAATGTTCGCCAAAGCTGGCCACTTAGAGAAGGCGCTAGAAATTGCCCATACCATTCCTGATGAAGTTAGTAAAAATTCAGCTGTGAGAAAGATTTCCCAAATATTCGCAGAAGCTGATTAA
- a CDS encoding nucleoside deaminase — protein MNHTQHEDFMKRAIALSRKASLEEKTGGVFGAVIVKDGQIIAEGYNQVIKHNDPTWHAEMHAIREACKKLGSPHLQGCVLYTSAECCPMCLAAAYWAHLDHIYYASTIYDALQYGNFADVDFLKEIKKDPPERKIKFTEIMRSEAVEVWKEFSKMPDKAFY, from the coding sequence ATGAATCACACACAGCACGAAGATTTTATGAAACGCGCTATCGCCTTAAGCAGAAAAGCCTCTCTAGAAGAGAAGACAGGCGGTGTTTTCGGTGCGGTTATTGTCAAAGATGGGCAAATTATCGCAGAAGGCTATAATCAAGTGATTAAGCACAACGATCCTACCTGGCACGCAGAAATGCATGCGATCCGCGAGGCGTGCAAAAAATTAGGTTCTCCCCATTTACAAGGATGCGTTTTATACACGAGCGCCGAATGCTGCCCTATGTGCTTAGCTGCCGCCTATTGGGCTCATCTTGATCACATTTACTATGCCTCGACTATCTATGATGCTTTGCAATATGGAAACTTTGCGGATGTGGATTTTTTAAAAGAAATTAAGAAGGACCCCCCAGAGAGAAAAATAAAATTCACAGAAATTATGCGCTCAGAAGCTGTGGAAGTATGGAAAGAATTTTCAAAAATGCCTGATAAAGCGTTTTATTAA
- a CDS encoding F-box/WD40 repeat-containing protein, translating to MSYVQNVFGSSPSVVAPNTQREGQQDEREGAIPSVPNEVWLHIFSFLSAKDLSNSQQVCRQWKLWSDDTGLWRRLLHKTFPYLSRLVGSSENDCEAPFKGILGAQANLKALKVIQTSSLDCPHFSQDSTFSWDGRRIATLDHSRGDPSRRRFEQLCIWDVEKKECLLSIKPVDELGGPMRIRDFAFSPDGQSIAVTFWFHTARLYSLETGKCLSILKTFIDERGSYPGSLSFSPNGQSIVTVFPTGEASATPIVWDAKTGEPLHILKGHTQLIAKAVFSPDSQKIATASSDSTVRVWDAKTGQCLHTFGGEDFGLCYSDPAFSSSSQWLVTSVDSADSVQIWDVNTGKCLKRIVPLPEMGRVSHIAIAPTDQFIAFGTQRGQTGGQGASVHIWDIQSEGWLGRLNYDDGRAEPNVWRWEDTEIWKIAFSPCGRKLLVNDTLLDFSPLKVARM from the coding sequence ATGTCTTATGTCCAAAACGTGTTTGGTAGTTCCCCCTCTGTGGTTGCTCCGAATACGCAAAGAGAGGGCCAACAGGATGAAAGGGAAGGCGCTATCCCAAGCGTTCCCAACGAGGTGTGGCTTCACATTTTTTCTTTCCTCTCTGCTAAAGATTTGAGCAACAGCCAACAAGTGTGTAGACAGTGGAAGCTATGGAGCGACGATACGGGCTTGTGGAGGCGTTTACTCCACAAAACCTTTCCTTACTTATCTCGCCTTGTGGGCAGCTCAGAAAACGATTGTGAAGCTCCCTTCAAAGGCATCTTAGGCGCACAAGCTAATCTAAAAGCGTTAAAAGTGATACAAACATCTAGCTTGGACTGCCCACATTTTAGTCAGGATTCAACATTTTCTTGGGATGGTAGGCGTATCGCCACTTTGGATCATAGTAGGGGTGACCCCTCCCGTCGTCGGTTTGAGCAGCTCTGCATTTGGGATGTTGAGAAGAAGGAATGCTTATTATCCATAAAACCCGTAGACGAATTAGGCGGGCCAATGAGAATACGAGATTTCGCCTTTTCGCCTGACGGTCAGTCAATTGCTGTTACTTTTTGGTTCCATACAGCAAGACTATACAGCCTCGAGACGGGAAAGTGCCTAAGTATATTGAAAACCTTTATAGATGAGCGTGGGAGTTATCCAGGTAGCCTCTCTTTTTCCCCCAATGGCCAATCTATCGTTACAGTCTTTCCCACTGGAGAGGCTAGCGCAACACCTATCGTATGGGATGCTAAAACAGGCGAACCGTTGCATATTCTAAAAGGACATACTCAACTTATAGCTAAAGCGGTTTTTTCGCCTGATAGCCAAAAGATTGCCACAGCGTCTTCCGATTCTACGGTGCGAGTATGGGATGCTAAGACGGGGCAATGCTTACATACCTTTGGTGGTGAGGATTTCGGGCTTTGTTATAGTGATCCTGCTTTTTCTTCCAGTAGTCAATGGCTGGTGACTTCTGTTGACTCGGCGGATAGTGTGCAAATATGGGATGTGAATACAGGGAAATGCTTAAAGAGGATCGTACCTTTGCCTGAGATGGGGCGCGTTTCGCACATCGCTATCGCCCCTACTGATCAATTCATCGCTTTCGGCACTCAGAGGGGACAAACTGGGGGGCAAGGTGCCAGTGTGCATATTTGGGATATTCAAAGTGAAGGGTGGTTAGGGAGACTAAACTATGACGATGGGAGGGCGGAGCCGAACGTCTGGAGGTGGGAGGATACGGAGATTTGGAAGATAGCTTTTTCTCCCTGCGGAAGGAAATTACTCGTCAATGACACGCTCTTGGATTTTTCTCCTTTGAAAGTTGCAAGAATGTAA
- the aroB gene encoding 3-dehydroquinate synthase, translating into MTYQLTCSIPASQIHYEIKIGRHILNDLSKFLKPFGHKFALIADTITGPLYGEKIKEMLLKEGLEASLFTFPSGEAYKTRATKENLENQLFEKGLGRDTCLLAVGGGVVTDLAGFIAATYCRGIPLVMLPTTLLGMVDASIGGKTGVNTPRGKNLVGCIYQPQLVIMDVSTLGSLSREEIKNGAVEMIKHGLIADASYFSYLALHSDRLLALESAILQKAIYESCRIKKEMVEQDEKERGKRHLLNFGHTIGHALEHLTHYELSHGEAVAIGILVESYLALIKGCLSQHSFDQIRDILRKYALPLRLPRRISYEALFQAMILDKKSCHGKPRFVMLQEIGDPFIPHSNYCVPIEDELIKQAVEWMDHALCGN; encoded by the coding sequence ATGACCTATCAGCTAACCTGTTCCATTCCTGCTTCCCAGATCCATTATGAGATTAAAATTGGCAGACATATTTTAAATGACCTATCTAAGTTTTTAAAGCCATTTGGTCATAAATTCGCCCTTATTGCCGATACGATTACCGGCCCATTATATGGGGAAAAAATAAAAGAGATGCTTTTAAAGGAGGGATTAGAGGCTTCCTTATTCACCTTTCCAAGTGGGGAAGCTTATAAAACGCGAGCAACCAAAGAAAATTTAGAAAATCAGCTTTTTGAAAAGGGATTGGGCCGCGACACGTGCCTTCTTGCCGTAGGAGGGGGCGTAGTGACAGACTTAGCCGGCTTTATAGCCGCCACCTATTGTCGCGGAATTCCTCTTGTCATGCTCCCCACTACTCTTTTAGGAATGGTAGACGCCAGCATTGGGGGCAAGACAGGTGTCAATACCCCTCGAGGGAAAAATCTGGTTGGCTGTATTTACCAGCCCCAGCTTGTCATCATGGATGTGTCAACTCTTGGCAGCTTATCTAGAGAAGAGATTAAAAATGGGGCGGTAGAGATGATTAAACATGGGTTAATCGCAGATGCCTCCTATTTCAGCTACCTAGCCTTACATTCAGATCGATTATTAGCTTTAGAGTCTGCGATCCTTCAGAAGGCTATCTATGAAAGCTGCCGCATCAAAAAAGAAATGGTTGAGCAAGACGAGAAAGAAAGAGGAAAAAGGCATTTGTTGAATTTTGGGCATACAATTGGGCATGCCTTAGAACATTTAACGCATTATGAACTTTCTCATGGGGAAGCTGTAGCTATAGGAATACTCGTAGAAAGTTACTTAGCCTTGATAAAAGGGTGTTTAAGTCAGCATTCTTTTGACCAAATAAGGGACATTTTAAGGAAATATGCTCTTCCTTTGCGGTTACCTAGGCGAATTTCCTATGAGGCTTTATTTCAAGCCATGATTTTAGATAAAAAATCCTGTCATGGCAAGCCTCGCTTTGTCATGTTGCAAGAGATTGGGGATCCTTTTATCCCTCACTCCAATTATTGTGTGCCCATTGAAGATGAATTGATTAAACAAGCTGTAGAATGGATGGATCATGCTCTGTGCGGTAATTAA
- the aroE gene encoding shikimate dehydrogenase: MLCAVIKGPTYLEAYQQIERILPYADAIELRLDCFESIDEIALRELQSTFSIPLIFTLRSLSQGGEFGQSQEIQIAYLHQLAVLKPSYLDVESHIPEKVIQAISCSHPEIKLILSYHNLQGTPENLDDLYQEMQNISAYFYKIAVWANTVLDAMRLLVWSKNQDSKLIAISMGAQGQISRILGPIFNHPVTFASVEEDAKNLWGQLSAKELAERYHYPKLTSSTEVYGLIGDPVDLSISDETHNAFIRELGLNAVYVKIAVKLEELPLFLELAKKLSIRGLSVTMPLKERIVPFVTRLDAKAQKVGAVNTLSFQDNHIFGFNTDGIGALEAIEAKKKVEGKRIVVIGAGGAAKAIIYEAVQKNAQVTILNRSFEKAHQIAHTFGCEAKALNEIEACTTEGYDILINCSPIEMPIRPQDILPQAVIMDIKTRPKKSLFLKVALDKGCQVIFGYQMFIQQALGQFRHWFPQINLHTCREILEKSVINCLWQNE; the protein is encoded by the coding sequence ATGCTCTGTGCGGTAATTAAAGGACCTACCTATTTAGAGGCCTATCAGCAAATCGAGCGGATTTTGCCGTATGCAGATGCGATTGAATTACGCTTGGATTGCTTTGAAAGCATAGATGAGATTGCCCTGCGAGAACTACAATCCACTTTTTCAATTCCCTTAATTTTTACCTTAAGAAGCCTATCTCAGGGAGGAGAATTTGGCCAATCTCAAGAGATTCAAATTGCTTATCTTCACCAGCTAGCAGTTTTAAAACCCTCTTATTTGGATGTAGAAAGCCATATACCAGAAAAAGTCATTCAAGCTATCTCTTGCTCACACCCAGAAATTAAATTGATTCTTTCCTACCACAATCTTCAAGGAACGCCAGAAAATTTGGACGATTTATATCAGGAGATGCAGAATATTTCCGCCTATTTTTATAAAATAGCTGTGTGGGCTAATACCGTTTTAGATGCAATGCGTTTGTTAGTATGGTCCAAAAATCAAGATTCAAAGCTAATTGCCATTAGCATGGGCGCGCAGGGGCAAATTAGCCGAATCTTAGGACCTATCTTCAACCATCCTGTGACCTTTGCTTCTGTAGAGGAAGATGCGAAGAATCTGTGGGGGCAATTATCGGCAAAAGAGCTTGCGGAGCGTTACCACTACCCCAAGCTTACTTCCAGCACTGAAGTCTATGGATTGATAGGGGACCCTGTGGATTTAAGCATAAGTGATGAGACCCATAATGCTTTCATAAGAGAGCTCGGCCTAAATGCTGTATACGTAAAAATAGCTGTAAAATTAGAAGAATTGCCCCTATTTCTAGAATTAGCCAAAAAGCTGTCCATTCGAGGGCTGAGCGTTACTATGCCTTTGAAAGAGCGTATCGTTCCTTTTGTTACTCGCTTGGATGCAAAAGCTCAAAAGGTGGGGGCAGTTAATACATTAAGTTTTCAAGATAACCACATTTTTGGATTTAACACCGATGGCATAGGGGCTTTAGAGGCCATTGAAGCCAAAAAGAAGGTGGAAGGGAAGCGCATTGTCGTCATTGGGGCAGGGGGAGCCGCAAAGGCAATTATTTATGAAGCGGTTCAGAAAAATGCGCAGGTGACCATCCTCAATCGCTCCTTTGAAAAAGCCCATCAGATAGCGCATACGTTTGGTTGTGAAGCTAAGGCTTTGAATGAAATAGAGGCTTGCACAACAGAAGGGTACGATATTTTAATTAATTGTTCACCCATTGAAATGCCTATACGCCCCCAAGATATCCTTCCGCAAGCTGTGATCATGGATATCAAAACAAGGCCTAAAAAATCCCTTTTTTTAAAAGTGGCTTTGGACAAGGGATGTCAGGTTATTTTTGGCTATCAGATGTTTATCCAACAGGCGTTAGGGCAATTTAGGCACTGGTTTCCCCAGATCAATCTTCATACATGCAGAGAAATTTTGGAAAAAAGCGTGATCAATTGCTTATGGCAGAATGAGTAA
- a CDS encoding FAD-dependent oxidoreductase, protein MDVIVIGAGYAGLTCAYTLTKNSYNVLLLEASPRPGGRAFDYKLKDSSYLEMGGQYICEGQKRIHRLLKEFGIKTYQTKTSGQHFFSFETHNLAFHSSLDPLFETLDSSGFLREEFTSAILQLEEMIKGFGPTSAWACENAIDWNTIPFQDWIDQRLHSSQAKQLFRFMINQGFSIEPEQISLLQILWLFKTNQGLPTWTLGGNQADRIEGGSQILAYRLSKALGERIQYNQAAKAITQNREGICVHTQDSLFKARAAVICIPPNRVKTLSLPPTLPQNLSQAFNAFEKGQTWKIQAIYKQPFWRKQGWSGNGITIQGISVLTNDNTPLNSSLGVLSGVLTAKTALEWGNKNKVERKKMILQAWSTIFGEAALDPVEYMEYNWTNDPFISCGQSSHTSSNSWHMAKEAFGTSRLPKCKRILWASSELAKEWSGCLEGAICAGEQAAQEVEEMLKHSCVLA, encoded by the coding sequence ATGGATGTGATCGTGATTGGCGCTGGCTATGCTGGCTTAACTTGTGCTTACACACTCACTAAAAATAGTTACAACGTCCTTTTACTCGAAGCTTCCCCAAGACCAGGTGGAAGAGCATTCGATTATAAACTAAAGGATTCTTCCTACCTCGAAATGGGAGGGCAATATATTTGCGAGGGGCAAAAAAGAATTCATCGGTTGCTAAAAGAATTCGGGATTAAAACTTACCAAACAAAAACAAGCGGGCAGCATTTTTTCTCCTTCGAGACCCACAATCTTGCCTTCCATTCCTCCCTTGATCCCCTTTTTGAAACGCTGGATTCTTCTGGCTTTTTGAGAGAAGAGTTCACTTCTGCTATCCTTCAACTTGAAGAAATGATAAAGGGTTTTGGGCCCACCTCAGCCTGGGCCTGTGAAAATGCAATCGATTGGAATACCATCCCCTTTCAAGATTGGATCGATCAAAGGTTACACTCATCACAAGCCAAGCAGCTGTTCCGATTTATGATCAACCAAGGTTTCTCTATTGAACCTGAACAAATATCCTTGTTGCAAATCCTGTGGCTTTTTAAAACCAATCAGGGCTTGCCAACCTGGACATTAGGGGGCAACCAGGCTGATCGGATAGAAGGAGGATCTCAAATCCTAGCTTATCGCCTTTCAAAAGCCCTAGGAGAACGCATCCAATACAATCAAGCCGCCAAGGCTATTACCCAGAATAGGGAAGGAATTTGCGTTCACACACAGGACAGTCTATTTAAAGCGCGGGCTGCCGTCATCTGCATTCCCCCCAATCGCGTAAAAACTCTTTCTTTGCCCCCTACCCTTCCACAAAACCTTTCTCAGGCCTTTAATGCTTTTGAAAAGGGGCAAACATGGAAAATTCAAGCGATTTACAAGCAACCTTTTTGGAGAAAGCAGGGATGGTCAGGCAATGGAATCACTATCCAAGGGATTTCTGTTTTAACCAATGACAACACTCCTCTTAATAGTTCTTTGGGAGTTTTATCAGGAGTTTTGACCGCCAAAACAGCCCTTGAATGGGGAAACAAAAATAAAGTCGAAAGAAAAAAAATGATTTTGCAAGCTTGGTCAACCATTTTCGGAGAAGCGGCTTTGGATCCTGTGGAATATATGGAATATAACTGGACAAATGACCCCTTTATTTCCTGCGGCCAAAGCAGTCATACCTCCTCAAACAGTTGGCATATGGCTAAAGAAGCTTTTGGAACTTCTCGTTTACCAAAATGTAAGCGTATTTTATGGGCATCTTCCGAACTGGCTAAAGAGTGGAGTGGTTGTTTAGAAGGCGCAATCTGTGCGGGCGAGCAAGCTGCTCAAGAAGTTGAAGAAATGCTGAAACATTCGTGCGTCTTGGCATAG